tgagtaaATAGTTCTACATTTCTTAGAATTTAGCAGACAGAGCTGAttgcattgaaacatataaaatgctCAAGGGGCTTGATAAAGTAGATGCTAGGAGGACGTTTCCCGTTGCTGAGGACACTGGAACTAGGTATCACAGAATATGACTCCGATTAggcgaaatttcttcattcaaagagtTGAGATCTTGGGAATTCTCAATCCAAGGGAGCTGTGGGTACTCAATCGTTGAGTATTTGCATGAcagaaatagatagatttttgatactaAGGGAAATATCGGATATTGGAATAGTATGGGAAGGTGGACTTGAgatagaagatcatccatgatcacattgaatggtgtattactgtttttatttcttatGATTTTAAGACTGTGGGATGATCTGATATAGGTTTTTATAATTATAAAAAGGATTACCGGAGTAGACAAATAAGAGatatgttttattctttcatgggatgtgaatatcGATGCCAAggacagcatttgctgcccatccataattacccttgagaagtgaTGGTTGTGGCGAGTCTCCACCTTGAATTGCTGCAGGCCacctggtgtagatacacccacagtgctgttagaaatggATTTCTATGTTTTTGACCCGGCGAAGGAACAGTGttacagatccaagtcaggatgatgtgtgacttgatgagaaacgtgcaggtggtggtgctcccatgtttcTGATGCCtgtgtccttataggtggtagagatagcaggttttgaaggtgctattgaagaaggCTTGGTGAGCTAATGCTGTGCATCTCGTATATGGTAGGTATTGCTGCCACGGTGCacgggtggtggaaggagtgaatgtttaaggttgtagaTGGGAAGCTGATCAAGCAAGCTGCGTTATCCTGCATGGTGTCGACCTTCTTATGTGTTGTTCGAGCCGCGCTCATCCAGACaattggaaagtattccatcacactcttggctTGGGACTTATAGTTGGTGAACAGGCTGTggagtgtcaggaggtgagttatccaccgcagaattcccagcctctgacctgctcttgtaggcagagTATTTATATTGTTGGTCCAGTTCGGTCCCTTGTCAATCATAAGCCCAGAATGTTGACagcgggagattcagcgatggtagtgctgtTGAATGACAAGGTATGGTGTTCAGATTTTCTTTGTCATTGCCTGGAATTTGTGTCGTgaaaattttacttgccacttattagccaaaGTCTGAATGTTGTGAAGGGGTGCTGTATGAGGTCATGGTTTGCTCCAGTGAcgtaggagtcacaaatggtactgaaaattgtgcaatcatcggtgaagATCCCTATTGCTGATTTTATGATGGAGAGCaggccattgatgaaacagctgaagatggatgggcctaggacactaccctgaggaactcctgcagcgatatacaGGGGCTTAAAAGTCTTGCCTacgacaagcacaaccatcttcatttgtcatAGATATGACTTCAACAACggaagggtttcccccctgattcctattgacttcaattttgctagggctccttgatgtcacactcggtcaaatactgccttgaagtcgagggcagtcactctcacctcacctcttgaattcagctttttttgtccatgtttggacgtcGGCTTTAATGCGACCTGTAGCTGACTGGCCCTGGGgatatttccacttgtgaaagAGAGCAGACCTAGAGGTCATAatgataagatagtcactaataaatcctaaATAAATCGCTTGGAAACCTCTTCACCCATGGAATGATTATAATGTGCAAttcgctaccacaaggagcagtATAGACGACCAACATAGGTGTAATTAAAAGTTGGAGGAGGTTCGTATGGAACATAAATGTTGGCACGAACTTGTTGAGCCGAGTAGCCTGTCTCTGTGTTGTAAACACCATGTAAGAATGCTGTGCAATGTATGTAACAGAACTGACCCAACTAACTACCCTTATCGGTAGCTATCGGACGAGACAAAGGGGCTCTTATTTCCTTTAATCCCATTTGAAACCTTTGATTCTCTTATTTTACAGGGATTGCCGATTTCAGGAATAGTTGCAGGTCCAGAACCCAGTATTTTTCTGTCATTACATCTTCTGCTCCTTCCACCCATTCCAATAAATGACAATGCGATTTGCAAACAGCCCACAACATGCAGGTAGTTGCACTATTCAGACACCAAGACTGCCAGTCTCTGTGCAACTGTAACATCAATGGGCATTGTTGGTGCTTATGCAATCTCGGATTCTCCAATTGGCTTGGATATCTTGATCTCTGCATACTCCGCTCTCCTTTTCTTCTGTTCCCTTATCGCTGTCTTCTGGGAAGCAGTGAAATCCGGAGACGCGTAAGCCACTTGAACATCCGTCTCTTGCTTGTACTGTGGAAGCAACAATAAACGATCATTCGCATATGTTACTCAAACTAAATGTTCCAGGCTGTTAATATACATTACTGAGAGCAGAGGCTAGTGCCGGAGCGGGCCTGGTTGGAATGAAATGTTTGATTTCTCGTTCGTACCTGAGCATAGACGGTGCGCTCATCCTCACGTCTGGATTTCCCAGTTTTCCTGTGCGTGCTGATGTTGAGGACAGCGTAAGACGGACTCCCCGCCTCTCCTCCCAGCACGGTCTGAGGAGAGGTTTTGGAGAAATATTAGCTGTATATCAAATCACAAAATCACAGGACCACAAAAAAACTAATTGATTATGGATTTGGAATGTATAATCGGTGCAGGTCATAGCTGTAAATGTCATTGTCCGTGTGATAATTGTCATAAGAGGACAACAGAGACAATTAATGCGCAGCTGGAGTCCGTCCCCTACACATTCAATCACAAGGCGTGTTATCAGAACCCATCCTGACGCACTGGGAAAAAGTCTGGCCCGTGTGTTATTGTGCGATACCGCACATCCATATTCTGACTTTGCTAATTTCAGAAAATACATATGACCTCAATGGTTCTGGGCCCCCAGGAAGGGATGGGTGTAAGGGATAAGGCATCTCTGTCAAGGCCAGCTCCAGTCAACACTCAGAAGTCTATGGGGATGTCCGCTAACAACATAATGGAGCTAGGTTATGCCACTTCACGCGTTTGAGTAACTGTCCAACCCACACCGACAAGACACAGATATCACCATCAGTATCTGCGACAACTGGTGGGTTGCGTGAGTTCCAGTATCATTGTTGCCCTGATGGGCGACAAGATCTGAGGCGAGGAGGACACTAGGGAAACAGTGAATTTGGCAGTGTACGCTGCTTACTTCACCGTGAGCGCGAGCAGTTCTGGTGTTCCAGTAATACCGATATAACCATGGTGTAAATGTGCAATACATTGCAATCGGAGTACATTTCTCATTACATCATAGTGCAACTGACCTGCTCCTCGACCTGGCCGGGTATATCCTCACTAATCTCTGTGCCTATTAGAAAACGAAATTGACATCAATGATCAACTTCATCATGAATTAGACGTGCGACATTACTTCCATCAGAGGTTATTCAACATTCTAGCAAAGTGACCAGACTCACCATCAGTAGCAAAGTCACATTCTATTCCACTGCTGGATGAAATAAGGTATATTGTACAGCTGAATACCTCGTGTTACATTGCCACTACCTGCTTCATGCTTTCTACCCTCGGGTTGCTGCCCTTCCCCGCAGAGTCCAACACTAGCGGCATTTAGTGAGTTCACATCATCACCTTCAGTTATTGTAAAGCACGAAAACATTGTTAAGTTTATTCAAACGATGGGAAATCATTCTAGCGGGTATAATGCGTTTTAGATCCTGCCTCCTTCATAATGCTGGGCCCCAGGAGGACAATCTCTGTGTGTGCAATATACAGTGCTCTGGAAATTGAGATCCCAATTTGGACCATTAAGCTGCCCGCTGCCGCAGCGTTCAATTGCAACTAGACGATAAAAGTCAATTCTGAACCAGGATCGTGTCACATCTTACCTTCAATTCTGCTTAATTTGCATCGCTTGATAATAATTACCAGCAGCAAAATTATTAACCCGCCTGCTGCACATCCATAAACAATGGGGTAGAGGGAAGAACGGATACCATTACCTAAAAGGCGTAGAGAAAATTGAATGTTCTTACTTCCTAGAGGAAACAATGTTAAATAATTAAGCAACGTCAGATAACAGACAGCACCGACAAATGCCAAATCATCAACTCTCACGGAGGTACTAAGGAGactcatttttttttcattcttagACCATACTGCAGCAACATTAAAGGGCTAAAGTGCAAGACAGTGTAAACTACATATGAACTATCCATGTGTTATAATATAAGACCTGAAATCTGATTAACTGTCATATTTAACTCAATGATTATTCAGCTTTTTTCATGATGTGTGCGTAACCTTATGCATGgctgcctctgtctgtctctctccgtgtatcGTTGTGCCGAAAAGAAATTCACccaaatgaattaaaaataaatgcTGCGCCAAATGCAGCAAAAAGAATGATGGGAACACTAATCCAAAACTAGCAGAAGCGAGTTCCTGTGGATCATATTGACCATCAAGTACATCATGCAAGACCCAATCCACCTTCAACGCACAGCTATATGATTCTGAGGGATCTGCTAGGTTTCAGGTCTGGTGCTTGTCACAACATTGGATTTCGGGATGTTGTTGGAGGAATGCAAATATTGCACCTTTGTTTAAACAAGGGGAAAAGGGcaaagccagcaactacaggccactcagccttatGTGGTGCAGAAACGTTAAAAGCAACAATCAAGGAAAAAATAATTGGCATTTGGGAAAGGTATG
This sequence is a window from Heterodontus francisci isolate sHetFra1 chromosome 17, sHetFra1.hap1, whole genome shotgun sequence. Protein-coding genes within it:
- the LOC137379117 gene encoding uncharacterized protein isoform X5, which encodes MSCGYSNEVPPTPVTIFCPSSPSFTLLCTTTRFFPKEFNLTWYKNDVEITSGINITERRNQEGLYQVFSVLKPVKSGSVYTCQVSHVSLGLPANDSCTVPGQGSKNIQFSLRLLGNGIRSSLYPIVYGCAAGGLIILLLVIIIKRCKLSRIEGTEISEDIPGQVEEQTVLGGEAGSPSYAVLNISTHRKTGKSRREDERTVYAQYKQETDVQVAYASPDFTASQKTAIREQKKRRAEYAEIKISKPIGESEIA